In Polaribacter sp. L3A8, a genomic segment contains:
- a CDS encoding toxin-antitoxin system YwqK family antitoxin produces MKKLLIISFLFLTLMSFSQKEYHKEYYKNGQLKNGGWILNDKKTAFWKFYYKNGNIKKEGYFKDGLETKYWYFYTPNLIKEKEGHFKNGIKNDWWLFYDNNGLVNHKCQLENNLKNGYCLIYKNKKLIKASKYKEGKKIKEWTDFSSFRSENSLNDLR; encoded by the coding sequence ATGAAAAAACTCCTTATTATTTCTTTCCTCTTTCTTACTTTGATGTCATTCAGTCAAAAAGAATATCATAAAGAATATTATAAAAATGGGCAACTAAAAAATGGAGGCTGGATTTTAAATGATAAAAAAACAGCCTTTTGGAAATTTTATTATAAAAATGGAAACATCAAAAAAGAAGGCTATTTTAAAGATGGTTTAGAGACTAAATATTGGTATTTTTACACCCCAAATTTAATTAAAGAGAAAGAAGGCCATTTTAAAAACGGAATTAAAAATGATTGGTGGTTATTTTATGATAATAATGGGCTTGTAAACCATAAATGTCAATTAGAAAACAATCTAAAAAATGGCTATTGCTTAATTTACAAGAATAAAAAGTTGATAAAAGCTTCCAAATATAAAGAAGGTAAAAAAATAAAAGAATGGACAGACTTTTCATCGTTTAGAAGTGAAAATAGTCTAAATGATTTAAGATGA
- a CDS encoding metallophosphoesterase family protein, translated as MRTFAIGDIHGGLKALIQVLNKLELKEDDKIIFMGDYVDGWSESAQVVQLLIDLSKKFNCIFIKGNHDVWCENWLKDESDVNSSWYLHGGKETMESYEGFSVDEKQQHITFFDSLPLYHIDTENRLFLHAGFTSMHGVEREQFEALFYLDRSLWEMLLAMDKTIGKDSIFYPKRIQHYKEIYIGHTPTTNYNEPNPMNIANVWNVDTGAAFKGRVTGINIDTKAFVQSDNLPDLYPDEKGRNK; from the coding sequence ATGAGAACTTTTGCAATTGGAGATATTCATGGTGGATTAAAAGCATTAATTCAGGTTTTAAATAAACTAGAATTAAAAGAAGATGATAAAATTATTTTCATGGGAGACTATGTAGATGGTTGGAGTGAATCTGCACAAGTTGTTCAACTTTTAATTGATTTGTCAAAGAAATTCAATTGTATTTTTATCAAAGGAAACCATGATGTTTGGTGTGAAAATTGGTTAAAAGATGAAAGCGATGTAAATTCTTCTTGGTATTTACACGGAGGTAAAGAAACTATGGAAAGTTATGAGGGCTTTTCTGTGGATGAAAAACAACAACATATTACATTTTTCGATAGTTTGCCGTTATACCATATAGATACAGAGAACAGGTTGTTTTTACATGCAGGTTTTACTTCTATGCACGGAGTAGAAAGAGAGCAATTTGAAGCATTATTTTATTTAGATAGATCTTTGTGGGAAATGTTGTTAGCAATGGATAAAACGATCGGAAAAGACTCTATTTTTTATCCTAAAAGAATACAACATTATAAAGAAATATACATTGGTCATACGCCAACAACTAATTATAACGAGCCCAACCCAATGAATATTGCTAATGTTTGGAATGTTGATACAGGTGCTGCTTTTAAAGGAAGAGTTACAGGGATAAATATTGATACCAAAGCGTTTGTGCAAAGCGATAATTTACCCGATTTGTATCCTGATGAAAAAGGGAGGAATAAATAA
- a CDS encoding 4Fe-4S binding protein, giving the protein MKLIKQTGLIIFLLGLTFFIGTIFTGSFNLTQPELDTFIKEKGYKSEIIKEELSKAIVTDKALNIFQFSSAVIGAYKTSNNHYDALIAKYNSEKNWDAKGKQFQYKISGKPHSVSFELAKKSGKGFAADNTGLAWFLTFGLGIIGALMFIVPDVILLGKPGIKNDGIFLSAVTNRGWIGWFTFIFLVTFYILLYFYPDFIVNWVYLVDPISKSLSGNPAGQWFLYGFLYCVVMTVMAVRMYIKYRHNKYQILRTTSVLFFQIVFAFLIPEILVRFEKPWYDFKNAFPLDYDFFFRWNLDELLASGGFGLFILVWGVVLTIVIVPVMVYFFGKRWYCSWVCGCGGLAETLGDPYRQNSSKTLLSWRAERIIIHSVLVFVLVMTGFALYTFFTQESQVLGIQTQTIQDIYGFLIGAIFAGVIGTGFYPIFGNRVWCRFGCPLAAYLGFIQRFKSRFRITTNGGQCISCGNCSTYCEQGIDVRAYAQKGENIVRSSCVGCGVCSAVCPRGVLKLENGPEDGRINPTDILLGNDVDLMDLVNKK; this is encoded by the coding sequence TTGAAACTCATAAAACAAACAGGATTAATTATCTTTCTATTAGGATTAACATTCTTTATTGGAACAATTTTTACAGGCTCTTTTAATTTAACTCAACCTGAATTAGATACTTTTATTAAAGAAAAAGGATATAAAAGTGAAATTATAAAAGAAGAACTTTCTAAAGCAATCGTAACCGATAAAGCTTTAAATATTTTTCAATTTTCTAGTGCAGTTATAGGTGCTTATAAAACTTCTAACAATCATTATGATGCATTAATTGCTAAATATAATTCAGAAAAAAACTGGGACGCAAAAGGGAAACAATTTCAATATAAAATCTCTGGAAAACCACATAGTGTCAGTTTTGAACTAGCAAAAAAATCTGGTAAAGGTTTTGCTGCAGACAATACAGGTTTGGCTTGGTTTTTAACCTTTGGTTTAGGTATAATTGGTGCACTAATGTTTATTGTACCAGATGTAATTTTACTTGGTAAACCAGGAATTAAAAACGATGGAATTTTCTTAAGCGCAGTTACCAACCGTGGTTGGATTGGTTGGTTTACATTTATCTTTTTAGTTACTTTTTATATTCTACTTTACTTTTATCCAGATTTTATTGTAAACTGGGTGTATTTAGTAGATCCAATTAGTAAATCTCTTAGCGGAAACCCAGCAGGTCAATGGTTTTTATATGGTTTCTTATACTGTGTTGTTATGACGGTTATGGCAGTAAGAATGTATATAAAATACCGTCATAATAAATACCAAATATTAAGAACTACTTCTGTATTATTCTTTCAAATTGTATTTGCTTTTTTAATTCCAGAAATTTTAGTTCGTTTCGAAAAACCTTGGTACGATTTTAAAAATGCGTTTCCGTTAGATTACGATTTCTTCTTTAGATGGAATTTAGATGAGTTACTTGCAAGTGGTGGTTTTGGATTATTTATTTTGGTTTGGGGAGTTGTTTTAACAATTGTTATTGTACCAGTAATGGTGTATTTCTTCGGAAAAAGATGGTATTGTTCTTGGGTTTGTGGTTGTGGTGGTTTAGCAGAAACTTTGGGAGACCCATACAGACAAAACTCTAGTAAAACGTTACTTTCTTGGAGAGCAGAACGTATTATAATTCATTCTGTTTTAGTTTTTGTGCTAGTAATGACAGGTTTTGCTTTGTACACCTTCTTTACGCAAGAGAGTCAAGTTTTAGGTATTCAAACACAAACCATACAAGATATTTATGGTTTCTTAATAGGTGCTATTTTTGCAGGTGTAATTGGTACAGGATTCTATCCTATTTTTGGTAACAGAGTTTGGTGTAGATTCGGCTGTCCATTAGCTGCTTATTTAGGATTTATTCAACGTTTTAAATCTAGATTTAGAATTACTACAAATGGTGGTCAATGTATTTCTTGTGGAAACTGTTCTACCTATTGTGAACAAGGAATTGATGTTAGAGCATACGCACAAAAAGGAGAAAACATTGTACGTTCTAGTTGTGTTGGTTGTGGAGTTTGTTCTGCAGTTTGCCCAAGAGGAGTTTTAAAATTAGAAAACGGACCAGAAGACGGACGTATCAATCCTACAGATATTTTATTAGGTAATGATGTAGATTTAATGGATTTAGTGAATAAGAAGTAG
- a CDS encoding NAD(P)/FAD-dependent oxidoreductase, with protein MEHIVIIGNGISGVTAARHIRKNSDNKITIVSAETKYFFSRTALMYVYMGHMKFEHTQPYENWFWEKNRISLKEGLVSKVNTDKKQLDFTNGETLSFDRLIIATGSKPNKFGWPGQDLEGTLGMYHKQDLEKLEKYAPDNKSCNRAVIVGGGLIGIELAEMLRSRKIPVTFLVREDSFWNGVLPAQESAMINDHIKEHHIDLRLSTNLKEIKSDENGRVKSIIIEETGEEIPCNVVGLTAGVAPNIDFLKESGIELGRGVKVNRFLETNIPNIYAIGDCAEQHEAIGQRRNIEAVWYTGRMMGETLAQTICGNKTAYKPGHWFNSAKFLDIEYQTYGWVFSERGMKENEIYFQWKHPNEHKCITISFDKNTRQFIGINTFGIRMRHEIFDKWLTENKSVEYVLEFLSDANFDPEFFKLHEAEIVAKFNQENNTNIQLKKKSWKRIFSI; from the coding sequence ATGGAACATATTGTAATTATCGGTAACGGAATATCTGGCGTTACAGCTGCAAGACATATCAGAAAAAATTCTGATAACAAAATAACCATTGTTTCTGCAGAAACTAAATACTTCTTTTCTAGAACTGCTCTTATGTATGTGTACATGGGGCACATGAAGTTTGAACATACGCAACCTTATGAAAATTGGTTTTGGGAGAAAAACAGAATCTCTTTAAAAGAAGGTTTGGTATCAAAAGTAAATACAGACAAAAAACAATTAGATTTTACAAATGGAGAAACACTTTCTTTTGATCGTTTAATTATTGCTACAGGTTCTAAACCAAATAAATTTGGATGGCCAGGGCAAGATTTAGAGGGCACTTTAGGTATGTACCATAAACAAGATTTAGAGAAACTAGAAAAATATGCTCCAGACAATAAGAGTTGTAATAGAGCTGTAATTGTTGGTGGTGGTTTAATTGGTATTGAATTAGCAGAAATGTTAAGAAGTAGAAAAATACCTGTTACTTTTTTAGTACGTGAAGATAGTTTTTGGAATGGAGTTTTACCAGCACAAGAATCTGCAATGATTAATGACCATATTAAGGAACATCACATAGATTTACGATTAAGCACCAATTTAAAAGAAATTAAATCTGATGAAAATGGGCGCGTAAAATCGATAATTATTGAAGAAACAGGCGAAGAAATTCCGTGTAATGTTGTTGGTTTAACAGCTGGTGTTGCTCCAAATATAGATTTCTTAAAAGAATCTGGTATAGAATTAGGTCGTGGTGTAAAAGTAAATCGTTTTTTAGAAACCAACATCCCTAATATTTATGCCATTGGCGATTGTGCAGAGCAACATGAAGCTATTGGACAACGTAGAAATATTGAAGCTGTTTGGTACACGGGTAGAATGATGGGAGAAACTTTGGCACAAACAATTTGTGGCAACAAAACAGCATATAAACCAGGACATTGGTTTAATTCTGCTAAATTTTTAGATATAGAATACCAAACCTATGGTTGGGTTTTTAGTGAAAGAGGCATGAAAGAAAATGAAATTTACTTTCAATGGAAGCACCCAAACGAGCATAAATGTATCACTATTTCTTTTGATAAAAATACAAGGCAATTTATAGGGATTAATACCTTTGGAATTAGAATGCGTCACGAAATTTTTGATAAATGGTTAACAGAAAATAAATCTGTAGAATATGTTTTAGAATTTTTGTCTGATGCTAATTTTGATCCAGAATTTTTCAAATTACATGAAGCAGAAATTGTAGCAAAATTCAATCAAGAAAACAATACGAATATCCAATTAAAAAAGAAAAGCTGGAAAAGAATTTTCAGTATCTAA
- a CDS encoding pyruvate carboxylase — protein MKIKKVLVANRGEIAIRIFRACTEINVKTIGVYTFEDRYSLHRYKADESYQIGADKEPLKPYLNIDEIIRVALENNADAIHPGYGFLSENANFAQKCKDNGIIFIGPKVSVLKSLGDKIMAKEVAVANNIPVIKSNEKPLENIEIALSEAEKIGYPIMLKAASGGGGRGMRVIRKADELKGAFNESKREALNAFGDDTVFLEKFVENPKHIEIQIVADNYGNTVHLFERDCSVQRRYQKVIEFAPSFDLKPTIKNALYTYAINICKAVDYNNIGTVEFLVDDDDSIYFIEVNPRVQVEHTVTEVVTNIDLIKTQLFIAGGYKLADQQIKIPNQEAVKVNGYALQCRITTEDPQNDFKPDYGEITTYRSASGFGIRLDAGSVYQGAIISPFFDSMLVKVTANSRTLDGACRKVRRALAEFRIRGVKTNMPFLDNILQHETFRKGEVTVNFIKQNPDLFIFKAPRNRATKLVTYLGDVVVNGNPDVKKLDPTKTFVKPIVPKFDKKASYPKGTKDLLTELGPDKFSEWLKNEKKIHFTDTTMRDAHQSLLATRMRTFDMIKVAEGYAKNNPDIFSMEVWGGATFDVCMRFLQENPWERLQRLRKAMPNVLLQMLLRGSNGVGYTAYPDNLIASFVEKSWENGVDIFRIFDSLNWMKSIAPCIEHVRTRTNGLAEGSICYTGDILNTKNTKYNLKYYTNLAKDIENAGAHILAIKDMAGLLKPYAAFELVSALKQEVNIPIHLHTHDTSSIQSATYLKAIEAGVDVVDVALGGLSGLTSQPNFNSVVEMMKFNDRESNLNIDSLNEYSNYWETVREYYYPFESGLKAGSGEVFKHEIPGGQYSNLKPQAQALGLEDRFHEITKMYGDVNLLFGDIVKVTPSSKVVGDMAQYLVSNNLTVQDVLERGDTISFPQSVVSFFKGDLGQPVGGFPKDLQKLILKDQKPYTDRPNAHIKPLDIDAAYKDFRKIFENDLSRPIDFTDFLSYKLYPKVFTDAYNKHLKYDSLVNLPTKNFFYGMERGEEIIIELDRGKTLLITLDSVGEANNKGMVTVYFKVNGQGRSVQVKDESVKVNTVENMKADKNDPKEIGAPLQGMLSTLLVKKGEKVTKNQPLFIIEAMKMETTITAVEDATIKKIVLKAGGMVNSEDLVLTID, from the coding sequence ATGAAAATCAAAAAAGTACTTGTTGCCAACAGAGGAGAAATTGCTATTAGAATTTTTAGAGCCTGTACAGAAATAAACGTAAAAACAATAGGTGTTTACACTTTTGAAGACCGTTACTCATTACACAGATATAAAGCTGATGAATCTTATCAAATTGGCGCAGATAAAGAGCCTTTAAAACCGTATTTAAATATAGATGAAATTATTAGAGTTGCTTTAGAAAATAATGCAGACGCTATTCATCCTGGATATGGTTTCTTATCAGAAAACGCAAACTTTGCACAAAAATGTAAAGATAATGGCATTATTTTTATCGGTCCAAAAGTATCTGTTTTAAAATCTTTGGGTGATAAAATTATGGCTAAAGAGGTCGCTGTGGCTAATAACATTCCTGTTATTAAAAGTAACGAAAAGCCTTTAGAGAACATTGAAATAGCATTAAGCGAAGCTGAAAAAATTGGCTACCCTATTATGTTAAAAGCTGCTTCTGGTGGTGGCGGAAGAGGAATGCGTGTTATTAGAAAAGCAGATGAATTAAAAGGTGCTTTTAACGAAAGTAAACGAGAAGCTTTAAATGCTTTTGGCGATGATACTGTTTTTCTAGAAAAATTTGTAGAAAACCCAAAACACATAGAAATACAAATTGTTGCCGATAATTACGGAAACACAGTACATCTTTTTGAACGAGATTGTTCTGTGCAACGTCGTTATCAAAAAGTAATTGAATTTGCGCCTTCTTTCGATTTAAAACCAACAATAAAAAATGCGCTTTACACCTACGCAATTAATATTTGTAAAGCAGTAGATTATAATAATATTGGTACGGTAGAGTTTTTGGTTGATGATGACGATTCTATCTACTTTATTGAGGTAAACCCAAGAGTTCAAGTAGAACATACCGTTACCGAAGTAGTTACCAACATCGACTTGATAAAAACACAATTATTTATTGCTGGCGGTTATAAATTAGCCGATCAACAAATAAAAATACCAAATCAAGAAGCTGTAAAAGTAAACGGTTATGCATTGCAATGTAGAATTACAACCGAAGATCCACAAAACGATTTTAAACCCGATTACGGAGAAATTACAACCTACAGAAGTGCATCTGGATTCGGAATTCGTTTAGATGCAGGTAGTGTGTATCAAGGTGCTATTATTTCACCTTTTTTCGATTCTATGTTGGTAAAAGTTACTGCAAATAGTAGAACTTTAGATGGCGCTTGTAGAAAGGTTCGTAGAGCATTGGCAGAATTTAGAATTAGAGGTGTAAAAACAAATATGCCTTTTTTAGACAATATTTTACAGCACGAAACTTTTAGAAAAGGAGAAGTAACAGTTAATTTCATCAAACAAAATCCTGATTTATTTATTTTTAAAGCGCCTAGAAACAGAGCTACAAAACTGGTTACCTATTTAGGTGATGTTGTTGTGAACGGAAATCCGGATGTAAAAAAATTAGATCCAACAAAAACGTTTGTAAAACCCATTGTGCCTAAGTTTGATAAAAAAGCAAGCTACCCCAAAGGGACAAAAGATTTATTAACCGAACTAGGACCCGATAAATTTTCTGAATGGTTAAAAAATGAAAAGAAAATTCATTTTACAGATACCACCATGCGAGATGCACATCAGAGTTTGCTCGCAACCAGAATGCGAACTTTTGATATGATAAAAGTGGCAGAAGGCTATGCAAAAAACAATCCAGATATTTTTAGTATGGAAGTTTGGGGAGGCGCAACTTTTGATGTTTGTATGCGATTTTTACAAGAAAACCCTTGGGAAAGACTGCAACGATTACGCAAGGCAATGCCAAATGTATTGCTGCAAATGTTACTTAGAGGATCCAACGGAGTTGGATACACTGCCTACCCAGATAATTTAATAGCAAGTTTTGTTGAAAAATCTTGGGAAAATGGTGTCGATATTTTTAGAATTTTCGATTCTTTAAATTGGATGAAATCTATTGCCCCATGTATAGAACATGTTCGTACTAGAACAAACGGATTGGCAGAAGGTTCTATCTGTTATACGGGAGATATTTTAAATACAAAGAACACAAAATACAATCTTAAATATTATACCAATTTAGCTAAAGACATCGAAAATGCTGGAGCACATATTTTGGCTATTAAAGATATGGCTGGTTTATTAAAACCTTATGCTGCTTTCGAATTAGTTTCAGCTTTAAAACAAGAAGTAAATATCCCTATTCATTTACATACACATGATACTTCATCAATACAATCTGCAACGTATTTAAAAGCAATTGAAGCCGGTGTTGATGTGGTAGATGTTGCCTTAGGTGGTTTATCTGGCTTAACATCGCAACCTAATTTTAATTCAGTGGTAGAAATGATGAAATTCAACGATAGAGAAAGCAATTTAAACATCGATTCGTTAAATGAATATTCTAACTATTGGGAAACAGTAAGAGAATACTATTATCCGTTTGAATCTGGTTTAAAAGCAGGTTCTGGAGAAGTCTTTAAACACGAAATTCCTGGAGGACAATATTCAAACTTAAAACCACAAGCACAAGCGTTAGGCCTAGAAGATCGTTTTCATGAAATTACAAAAATGTATGGAGATGTAAATCTTCTTTTTGGTGATATTGTAAAGGTAACTCCGAGTTCTAAAGTAGTTGGAGATATGGCGCAGTATTTAGTGAGCAATAATTTAACCGTGCAAGATGTGTTAGAACGTGGCGATACCATTTCATTTCCGCAATCTGTAGTGAGTTTCTTTAAAGGAGATTTAGGTCAGCCAGTTGGTGGTTTTCCTAAAGATTTGCAGAAATTAATTTTAAAAGATCAAAAACCATATACAGACAGACCAAATGCACATATTAAACCTTTAGATATTGATGCAGCTTACAAAGATTTTAGAAAAATCTTTGAAAATGATTTAAGCAGACCAATAGATTTTACAGATTTCTTATCGTATAAATTATATCCGAAAGTATTTACAGATGCTTATAATAAACATTTAAAATATGATAGTTTAGTTAATTTACCAACTAAAAATTTCTTCTACGGAATGGAAAGAGGTGAAGAAATTATTATAGAATTAGACAGAGGAAAAACCTTATTAATTACGTTAGACTCTGTTGGAGAAGCAAATAATAAAGGAATGGTTACTGTTTATTTTAAAGTAAACGGACAAGGTAGATCTGTACAAGTAAAAGACGAATCTGTTAAAGTAAATACCGTAGAAAACATGAAGGCAGACAAAAATGATCCGAAAGAAATCGGAGCACCTTTACAAGGAATGCTATCTACTCTTTTGGTTAAAAAGGGTGAAAAAGTAACTAAAAATCAACCTTTATTTATTATAGAAGCCATGAAAATGGAAACAACAATAACAGCTGTAGAAGATGCAACTATTAAAAAAATAGTCTTAAAGGCTGGAGGAATGGTAAATTCTGAAGATTTAGTATTAACTATTGATTGA
- a CDS encoding outer membrane protein assembly factor — translation MLFSQENTIVDVEIKGIKRLKESFVHQIIQTKKGVVLDSAAIEKDIILLKRLPVVGHAYYQVFRTNDHLYKVSINIEENFTILPEVNFWTTTNQQFSYKLGLYDYNFLGRNITFGGFYQNNGFDSYAINFKAPNLFSKKWGLALNHQNWKSEEPLYFGEKTANYLYNNISFEALGLYQINLKNQFNFGVNLFNEKYQYLSGATDPSIPQNLDLDKRLFKLVYTYNNLDYYYQYVNGFKSVLYAQYVISNNNAFQEDFLIAWNDFFYYKRLGEKGNWTNRVRFGLSSNQETPFAPFALDNNVNLRGVGILVDRGTGVVVWNTEYRHTVFDNKRMAIQTNVFTDFGSWRNPGGELNDFFESENVRVYSGFGLRFISKKIYNATFRIDYGFRISNNSGQSKGGLVFGIGQYF, via the coding sequence TTGCTGTTTTCGCAAGAGAACACAATTGTTGATGTTGAAATTAAAGGAATAAAAAGGTTAAAGGAATCATTTGTTCATCAGATTATACAAACAAAAAAAGGTGTTGTATTAGATTCTGCTGCTATAGAAAAAGACATCATTCTTTTAAAAAGGTTACCTGTAGTTGGGCATGCATATTATCAAGTATTTCGTACCAATGATCATCTTTATAAGGTATCTATAAATATAGAAGAAAACTTTACCATTTTACCCGAAGTTAATTTTTGGACCACTACAAATCAGCAGTTTTCTTATAAATTAGGGTTGTATGATTATAATTTTTTAGGAAGAAATATCACCTTTGGTGGATTTTATCAAAACAACGGTTTCGATTCTTATGCCATTAACTTTAAAGCACCCAATTTATTTTCTAAAAAGTGGGGTTTAGCATTAAATCATCAAAACTGGAAAAGTGAAGAGCCTTTGTATTTTGGAGAAAAAACTGCAAATTACTTGTATAACAACATTTCTTTTGAAGCACTAGGCTTGTATCAAATCAACCTAAAAAATCAATTTAATTTTGGTGTAAATCTTTTTAATGAAAAATATCAATATTTATCAGGAGCAACAGATCCTTCAATTCCACAAAATTTAGATTTAGATAAAAGGTTATTCAAATTAGTGTACACGTATAATAATTTAGACTACTATTATCAATATGTAAATGGTTTTAAGAGTGTTTTATATGCCCAATATGTTATTTCTAACAATAATGCTTTTCAAGAAGATTTTTTAATTGCCTGGAACGATTTTTTCTATTACAAAAGACTCGGAGAAAAAGGAAATTGGACGAATAGAGTTCGTTTTGGTTTATCCTCTAATCAAGAAACACCTTTTGCACCTTTTGCTTTAGATAACAATGTAAACTTACGGGGAGTAGGTATTTTGGTTGATAGAGGGACAGGAGTAGTTGTTTGGAACACGGAATATAGACATACTGTTTTCGATAATAAAAGGATGGCAATTCAGACCAACGTTTTTACAGATTTTGGTTCTTGGAGAAACCCAGGAGGTGAATTAAATGACTTTTTTGAAAGTGAAAATGTAAGAGTGTATTCTGGTTTTGGTTTGCGTTTTATCAGTAAAAAAATATACAATGCTACTTTTAGAATCGATTATGGTTTTCGAATTTCTAACAATTCTGGGCAATCTAAAGGAGGTTTAGTATTTGGAATTGGGCAATATTTTTAA
- a CDS encoding universal stress protein encodes MKKIIVPIDFSKHSEYALKTAALLAKKYNATVYALHMLDMQEVSLTESENNQQEKAIYFLKLAEKKFKHFLVKEYLEGVKLVPIIKHFKVFSEINAIAEEVKADLIIMGSHGVSGLKEFFVGSNTEKVVRFANLPVLIVKNEMINTDFSDIVVATDFSEESIPAFKSMLKAVDFLNARKHILYVNLPNEEFKTTSEMEALANNFLLKAEGNIDRMINVNYVCDRSVEKGILNFSNAVGADLISVITHGRKGISHIFAGSIAEDIANHSTLPILTIKI; translated from the coding sequence ATGAAAAAAATAATTGTACCCATAGATTTTTCTAAACACTCTGAGTATGCGTTAAAAACGGCTGCCTTATTAGCTAAAAAATACAATGCTACTGTGTATGCTTTGCATATGTTAGATATGCAAGAAGTGTCTTTAACAGAAAGTGAAAATAACCAACAAGAAAAAGCAATATATTTCTTAAAATTAGCGGAAAAAAAGTTTAAACATTTTTTGGTAAAAGAATATTTAGAAGGCGTAAAATTGGTGCCTATTATTAAGCATTTTAAAGTTTTTAGTGAAATAAATGCTATTGCAGAAGAAGTAAAAGCAGATTTAATTATTATGGGGTCTCACGGAGTAAGTGGGCTTAAAGAGTTTTTTGTAGGTTCTAATACAGAAAAAGTGGTAAGGTTTGCAAATCTACCAGTTTTAATCGTTAAAAATGAAATGATTAATACAGATTTTTCTGACATTGTGGTAGCAACAGATTTTTCTGAAGAAAGTATTCCTGCTTTTAAAAGCATGTTAAAAGCAGTAGATTTTCTAAATGCACGTAAGCATATTTTATATGTAAACTTACCAAATGAAGAATTTAAAACAACTTCTGAAATGGAAGCGTTGGCAAATAATTTTTTATTAAAAGCAGAAGGAAACATTGATAGAATGATTAATGTAAATTATGTTTGCGATAGATCTGTAGAAAAAGGAATTCTAAATTTCTCTAATGCAGTAGGTGCAGATTTAATTTCTGTAATTACGCATGGTAGAAAAGGAATATCTCATATTTTTGCAGGAAGTATTGCCGAGGATATTGCAAATCATTCTACCTTGCCAATTTTGACTATTAAAATTTAA
- a CDS encoding glycoside hydrolase family 113, which translates to MKTYKILFLLLIFIQLSCNSQQKKINGISFVASRDKIDTTHTNSVLRAQSNYVALMPFGFIRDLSSPKVLHNTSRQWFGETNKGLLQYANEFQKNDVKIMVKPQIWVGHGFFTGHIEMDSEEKWAVLEKSYSEFILTYAKSAQEINANILCIGTELEKFVMKRPTYWQNLIKEIKKVYKGKLTYAANWDEYKRVPFWSELDFIGVDAYFPVSDKKSPTVEELEIGWKLHKEEIKSVQKKFNRPILFTEFGYRSVDFTGKEPWDANRVEGKVNLQAQVNGLQAIHNQFWKEDWFAGGFVWKWFHRYDKVGGENDNRFTPQNKPAELVLRKLYEQK; encoded by the coding sequence ATGAAAACATATAAAATCCTTTTTTTATTGCTGATATTCATTCAGTTATCATGCAATAGTCAACAGAAAAAAATAAACGGAATTAGTTTTGTCGCATCAAGAGACAAAATTGATACAACACATACAAATTCAGTCTTAAGGGCACAAAGCAACTATGTTGCATTGATGCCCTTTGGTTTTATAAGAGATTTGTCATCGCCAAAAGTACTACACAATACAAGCAGACAGTGGTTTGGTGAAACCAATAAAGGTTTATTACAATATGCCAACGAATTTCAGAAAAACGATGTAAAGATTATGGTAAAACCTCAAATTTGGGTTGGTCATGGGTTTTTTACTGGGCATATAGAAATGGATTCTGAAGAAAAATGGGCTGTTTTAGAAAAATCATATTCAGAATTTATATTAACATATGCAAAATCAGCACAAGAAATTAATGCAAATATTCTTTGTATAGGTACAGAATTAGAAAAATTTGTAATGAAGAGGCCAACCTATTGGCAAAATCTAATTAAAGAAATAAAAAAAGTCTACAAAGGGAAATTAACGTACGCTGCAAATTGGGACGAATATAAACGGGTGCCTTTTTGGAGTGAGCTAGACTTTATTGGTGTTGATGCTTATTTTCCGGTAAGTGATAAGAAATCGCCAACGGTAGAAGAGTTAGAAATTGGTTGGAAACTACATAAGGAAGAAATTAAAAGCGTACAGAAAAAATTTAATAGACCTATTTTGTTTACTGAATTTGGATATAGAAGCGTAGATTTTACAGGAAAAGAACCTTGGGATGCAAATAGGGTAGAGGGCAAAGTAAATTTACAAGCACAAGTAAATGGCTTACAGGCAATACACAACCAGTTTTGGAAAGAAGATTGGTTTGCAGGAGGTTTTGTTTGGAAATGGTTTCATAGATACGATAAAGTTGGTGGAGAAAACGATAATAGATTTACACCTCAAAATAAGCCAGCAGAATTAGTTCTTAGAAAGTTATATGAGCAAAAATAG